Proteins encoded in a region of the Populus nigra chromosome 3, ddPopNigr1.1, whole genome shotgun sequence genome:
- the LOC133688538 gene encoding pectinesterase PPME1-like, with protein MGTCIAAIQCAITAILLVSTTVSSDDKSPIPADPSSLNKWFQDNVRPLANRKGTIDPALMAAEAKPRTIKVRKDGSGEFKTLKDAINSIPTGNKERVIVHIGPGEYIEKLKIERGKPFVTFLGSPSNMPTLSFHGTARQYGTVYSATLEAEADYFVAANIIIKNSAPRPKGQLKGEQAVALRIAGDKSAFYNCRFIGFQDTLCDDKGRHLFKDCYIEGTVDYIFGSGKSLYLGTELHVVGDEKGNFITAHARNNEAENTGFSFVHCKVDGTGTKRAYLGRAWQQRPRVVFSYTTMSSVVNPEGWSNNFHPERDQTALFGEYKCKGEGANPAARAKASKQLTPGQVAPFISLDFIEGSKWLLHPPN; from the exons atgggtaCTTGCATTGCAGCTATTCAGTGTGCCATTACAGCAATTCTTCTTGTGTCCACCACCGTTAGTTCCGATGATAAAAGTCCGATACCTGCCGATCCGTCGAGCCTAAACAAATGGTTTCAAGACAATGTCAGGCCCCTGGCAAACCGTAAGGGCACCATAGACCCTGCCCTCATGGCGGCCGAAGCCAAACCAAGAACCATCAAGGTTCGGAAAGATGGAAGTGGAGAATTCAAAACCTTGAAGGATGCCATTAACAGCATTCCAACAGGGAATAAAGAACGAGTGATTGTGCATATTGGACCTGGAGAGTACATTGAAAAACTCAAAATTGAACGTGGGAAACCTTTTGTTACATTCTTGGGATCACCTAGTAACATGCCAACCTTGTCATTTCATGGCACGGCAAGACAATATGGAACTGTTTACAGTGCTACCTTGGAAGCTGAGGCTGATTACTTTGTAGCTGCTAATATCATTATCAAG AATTCTGCGCCGAGGCCAAAGGGGCAATTGAAAGGAGAACAAGCAGTTGCTCTGAGGATTGCTGGCGACAAGTCTGCTTTCTATAACTGCAGATTTATTGGATTTCAAGACACATTGTGCGATGACAAGGGACGCCATCTCTTCAAGGATTGTTATATTGAAGGCACCGTTGATTACATTTTTGGAAGTGGAAAGTCCTTGTATTTG GGAACAGAGTTACATGTGGTTGGTGATGAAAAAGGGAATTTCATCACTGCCCATGCTAGAAACAACGAGGCAGAAAATACTGGATTTTCGTTCGTGCATTGTAAAGTAGATGGCACTGGCACCAAGAGGGCGTATTTGGGACGAGCATGGCAGCAAAGGCCACGAGTAGTGTTCTCATACACTACCATGAGTAGTGTTGTCAATCCTGAGGGATGGTCCAATAATTTCCACCCTGAACGAGATCA GACTGCTTTATTTGGAGAATACAAGTGCAAAGGGGAAGGAGCTAACCCCGCAGCCCGTGCTAAAGCGAGCAAGCAGCTAACCCCTGGTCAAGTGGCACCCTTCATTTCTCTTGATTTCATTGAAGGTTCCAAATGGCTGCTGCATCCTCCAAATTAA
- the LOC133689341 gene encoding reticulon-like protein B21 translates to MDVSRRRAGVKTSVVAGSVWESRMKLDEVKGGIKVFNGEENVEESRSSNEDTAKKIVKRGGGQTGTSTGVAVSGKRKTWKSESFEGPIQIAKGKTSEVQCKELSVSVDGIRRSPVQARKGRSEGSNKELRLSVDGIDKSFIQVEKVSKELDEIPIQVKKGSSEANREVGVSVDENENSPSQTRKQRSDLREVFEYDVELRKVKSDSVKVSKQSGIGKDPVPDGGDESNSVQLRKAKSETDKVLNESVNRIEKSPPEIEETGSEETCEEFGMCQEKVISSSETNELIKKPAPDLLVYNPPPGDDEFEGDEEEEEIEIEIEKKTLDIKEIKIPEERPKKVETNVAEQKPKKMEICIAEQKLKRVEVGTPQHKPKKLEVSTPGQKPKKVEFSTPEEKPKKVVSEVKKVERFNNRTAPTSSDVNEQPPPVLRRAKLYQNLAKAAASPTIPVANEYQSFKETRRHSKLQNLVDLVMWRDLSRSALAFGLGTFIIISSSYSKDLNVSFISVISYLGLVYLATIFLYRSLICRGVIDIDDDRSYVVGEGEAIWLLKLVLPYLNECLLKIRALFSGDPSTTMKMAVLLFVLARCGSSITIWKMAKLGFFGVFIVPKVCSSYSTQLTAYGKFWIRRFRDAWESCSHKKAVALGIFSLVWNLSSMVARIWAVFMMFVAVRYYQQTMERDDWVEEEDAEADETWHGDSGGQRQGSGPASIDVNEVKKGS, encoded by the exons ATGGATGTGAGTAGGAGAAGAGCTGGGGTTAAAACTAGTGTTGTAGCGGGTTCTGTGTGGGAGAGCAGAATGAAACTTGATGAAGTTAAAGGTGGAATTAAGGTATTTAATGGAGAAGAGAATGTTGAAGAGAGTAGAAGTAGTAATGAAGATACTGCAAAAAAGATTGTAAAGAGAGGAGGAGGACAAACTGGTACAAGTACTGGTGTGGCTGTGAGTGGCAAGAGAAAGACTTGGAAATCTGAGAGCTTTGAAGGTCCAATTCAGATTGCAAAGGGAAAAACTAGTGAAGTGCAGTGTAAAGAGTTGAGTGTTTCGGTCGATGGAATCAGGAGAAGTCCAGTTCAGGCAAGAAAGGGGAGATCTGAAGGAAGTAATAAAGAGCTTAGGTTGTCTGTTGATGGTATTGATAAAAGCTTTATTCAGGTCGAGAAAGTAAGTAAAGAGCTTGATGAAATTCCAATTCAGGTCAAGAAAGGAAGTTCTGAAGCAAATAGAGAGGTTGGTGTTTCTGTTGATGAAAATGAGAATAGCCCAAGTCAGACAAGGAAACAAAGATCTGACTTAAGAGAGGTTTTTGAATATGATGTAGAATTAAGGAAAGTAAAATCGGATTCTGTTAAGGTTTCAAAGCAATCTGGTATCGGTAAAGATCCTGTACCTGATGGCGGGGATGAAAGTAATTCAGTTCAGTTAAGGAAGGCAAAGTCAGAAACTGACAAGGTACTGAATGAATCGGTTAATCGAATTGAGAAGAGCCCACCTGAAATCGAGGAGACTGGATCTGAGGAAACTTGTGAAGAGTTTGGTATGTGCCAAGAAAAGGTAATTTCTAGTAGCGAAACCAATGAGTTAATAAAGAAACCAGCTCCTGATCTTTTGGTATATAATCCTCCTCCTGGTGATGATGAATTTGAGGGAGacgaagaagaggaagaaattgagatcgagattgaaaagaaaaccttAGATATTAAGGAGATTAAGATACCAGAAGAGAGGCCCAAGAAGGTTGAAACAAATGTAGCAGAACAAAAACCTAAGAAGATGGAGATTTGTATAGCAGAACAGAAGCTTAAGAGAGTGGAAGTCGGCACGCCTCAACATAAACCTAAGAAATTGGAGGTCAGCACACCTGGGCAGAAACCTAAGAAAGTGGAGTTTAGCACACCTGAAGAGAAACCTAAGAAGGTAGTGAGTGAAGTGAAAAAAGTTGAGCGATTTAACAACAGAACAGCTCCAACTTCTTCAGATGTGAACGAACAACCTCCTCCTGTGTTAAGAAGAGCAAAACTTTATCAAAATCTTGCAAAGGCTGCTGCTTCTCCTA CAATTCCAGTTGCTAATGAATACCAGAGTTTCAAAGAAACTCGTAGGCATAGCAAGCTTCAAAACCTGG TGGATTTAGTAATGTGGAGAGACCTATCGAGATCTGCATTAGCCTTTGGATTGGGCAcatttatcataatctcatcCTCCTACTCTAAAGATCTCAATGTCAG TTTCATTTCTGTGATTTCCTACCTGGGTCTTGTTTATCTTGCCACCATTTTTCTGTATAGATCACTTATTTGCAG GGGAGTTATAGATATAGATGATGATAGAAGCTATGTGGTGGGTGAAGGTGAGGCAATTTGGTTATTAAAATTGGTTCTGCCTTACTTAAACGAGTGCCTGTTGAAAATTAGAGCCCTTTTTTCTGGTGATCCTTCCACTACAATGAAG ATGGCAGTGCTACTCTTTGTTCTTGCCAGGTGTGGCAGCTCCATAACCATCTGGAAGATGGCAAAATTGG GCTTTTTCGGCGTTTTCATTGTACCAAAAGTCTGCTCTTCCTACTCCACACAGTTAACTGCATATG GTAAATTTTGGATTCGACGATTTCGCGATGCTTGGGAGTCATGCTCGCACAAAAAGGCCGTGGCTTTAGGTATCTTCTCCCTCGTCTGGAACCTGTCTTCAATGGTTGCTCGCATTTGGGCTG TGTTTATGATGTTTGTGGCCGTCCGATATTATCAACAGACTATGGAGAGAGATGATtgggtggaggaggaggatgcaGAAGCTGATGAGACGTGGCATGGAGATAGTGGAGGACAGAGACAAGGGAGTGGTCCCGCTTCGATAGACGTAAATGAAGTGAAAAAGGGATCCTAA
- the LOC133688537 gene encoding pectinesterase PPME1-like gives MGTCIAAIQCAITAILLVSTTVSSDDKSPIPADPSSLNKWFQDNVRPLANRKGTIDPALMAAEAKPRTIKVRKDGSGEFKTLKDAINSIPTGNKERVIVHIGPGEYIEKLKIERGKPFVTFLGSPSNMPTLSFHGTARQYGTVYSATLEAEADYFVAANIIIKNSAPRPKGQLKGEQAVALRIAGDKSAFYNCRFIGFQDTLCDDKGRHLFKDCYIEGTVDYIFGSGKSLYLGTELHVVGDEKGNFITAHARNNEAENTGFSFVHCKVDGTGTKRAYLGRAWQQRPRVVFSYTTMSSVVNPEGWSNNFHPERDQTALFGEYKCKGEGANLAARAKASKQLTPGQVAPFISLGFIEGSKWLLHPPS, from the exons atgggtaCTTGCATTGCAGCTATTCAGTGTGCCATTACAGCAATTCTTCTTGTGTCCACCACCGTTAGTTCCGATGATAAAAGTCCGATACCTGCCGATCCGTCGAGCCTAAACAAATGGTTTCAAGACAATGTCAGGCCCCTGGCAAACCGTAAGGGCACCATAGACCCTGCCCTCATGGCGGCCGAAGCCAAACCAAGAACCATCAAGGTTCGGAAAGATGGAAGTGGAGAATTCAAAACCTTGAAGGATGCCATTAACAGCATTCCAACAGGGAATAAAGAACGAGTGATTGTGCATATTGGACCTGGAGAGTACATTGAAAAACTCAAAATTGAACGTGGGAAACCTTTTGTTACATTCTTGGGATCACCTAGTAACATGCCAACCTTGTCATTTCATGGCACGGCAAGACAATATGGAACTGTTTACAGTGCTACCTTGGAAGCTGAGGCTGATTACTTTGTAGCTGCTAATATCATTATCAAG AATTCTGCGCCGAGGCCAAAGGGGCAATTGAAAGGAGAACAAGCAGTTGCTCTCAGGATTGCCGGCGACAAGTCTGCTTTCTATAACTGCAGATTTATTGGATTTCAAGACACATTGTGCGATGACAAGGGACGCCATCTCTTCAAGGATTGTTATATTGAAGGCACCGTTGATTACATTTTTGGAAGTGGAAAGTCCTTGTATTTG GGAACAGAGTTACATGTGGTTGGTGATGAAAAAGGGAATTTCATCACTGCCCATGCTAGAAACAACGAGGCAGAAAATACTGGATTTTCGTTCGTGCATTGTAAAGTAGATGGCACTGGCACCAAGAGGGCGTATTTGGGACGAGCATGGCAGCAAAGGCCACGAGTAGTGTTCTCATACACTACCATGAGTAGTGTTGTCAATCCTGAGGGATGGTCCAATAATTTCCACCCTGAACGAGACCA GACTGCCTTATTTGGAGAATACAAGTGCAAGGGGGAAGGAGCTAACCTCGCAGCCCGTGCTAAAGCGAGCAAGCAGCTAACCCCTGGTCAAGTGGCACCCTTCATTTCTCTTGGTTTCATTGAAGGTTCCAAATGGCTGCTACATCCTCCAAGTTAA